Genomic segment of Vairimorpha necatrix chromosome 4, complete sequence:
aaaatCGATTTTGTCAATATTATAGAATTCTGTTTTACGAGAATATATGTGgctcatatttttaaagtgcctaaaaattaaattttaaccCTTCAATGGTAAGAATGAATGAACCCCCTTACTGCCTTAAAGAGTAACTTCGTTTTAAAGTTAGCAAAACATGAAAAACGATCTAATGTCGAAAAAGCGAATATAGTTGATTTACATCGTAAAAACTTTGCATCCATCGAAGAAAACAGCACAATCAATCTGCTAGGTCTACTCAACAATTAGGCCATTGCAAAATACTTTCAAGGCAGATCGtgttattaataataatcgAGATTGTAAAAATGGTTTGACtttgaagaaatttataacgAGTTAAATACACGAATAATGCAAATTTAACTATATctttaatatcaaaaaaacacaaaaaaagacTCTATTTTATTCCAGTTAAACGTAATTCAACAGGCAAAATAGACAAAAGGAGTATATACGCCTCCAAAATTAGTAggtaaatttaaaaacctGGTTTTCATTTCAAAATTGTGGATGTCCTCACACTGCACAAAGTTGTTGATACTTAGAAAAACAACTATAGCCTCTAAGAATGAGAGTAAATTGTGGCCAAAATATTTGCTTCACATATGCaacaattataataaatggATTGTTTTGTTTGTGCATAAAAGTGGACGTAAAACTCCGTGAGTTTATGAGCTTTATAACGAATAGGTTGTCTATGCTCTTCTGGAATAATCCTACATGGGGTTATCATGGACGATGTTACTTACATTGTTCacgaaaatttttacaaaaattaaattataataatatcaatcaataatttttgccACCTTATTCTTCACAGTTAAATCCCAtcgaataattttttgatattcaAGACAAAGGTtgatcttttaatttacaGATTTCATAATTGAAACAAGTCTTAAGAATGTTAGAAGTTATATTTTAGTCATGTGTGTCCTGAGGTTTCTAGAAATATGATAGACTGCCTAGAAAAAGCAAGAGCAAAAAGCACTTTgcttaataaatttttttatttaaatgataTGGCCCTATAGAAATTCATAAGGAGGCTTGGCCCAGTGGTCGAAGGTAAAGCTATCAGTGAGCATGACTGAATTCAAGCACTAAggctataaaaataaatttaccaTCTATGATGCATTTAGAACAATTCAGATGATAAAAATGACTAGACAATAATTGAGTTGATTATGAAACTTGTGTATGTCTATCCGTAGTGGTATTGGCATCTAGCGTAGGACTTCATTTATAAGCACAAACAATAAAGTCCTTGTGATGACTTTTCGAtgcataaaattttaacataTTGATGTTACAGTGAAAAAATACTCTGTGGCATGATACTTCAGCTACTAAAAGACTAGAAGAAGTAGAGAAATAAAGGGCCACGTAGCTCCTGTCCTACAGGATTCTGTAACACGGTGACTAAAACTCGAGAAAGACCCTGTCAACGCAGTCTAATAAAATGCCGAGCATGTAAGGAGCCTTGTGTGGGACACAGATGATAATggaatatttaatttcagATGATGTCTTTCTCAagttattaaaacaatgCTTATTAAGTACATCCGCTATGAGGTCACTCTGGATGTGCTTTGAGGTTAAATAGGAAAATGTCTTCCTGATGCTAAAGTCCAATGGATATGGCGATCTTGTTGCTCGGAGAagttataaataagaaagTTTTAGTGCCTAAGAAGCACAAGTATCAGTTGGATAAGTTTTACGATCCCGAGTCCCCTATGTTTTGTTCTTACCACCTTTTACttgcaaagaaaaaaatgaaaaagaaCATGGCACTCTAATGATTCAGCCCCcgtaataaatataatctGCCGTAACATGATGTATACACACTtataattatcaaattgtTTGACATTTTTACTGTTGGggtcatttttaaaatttctactTCGAGCACGTCGcccaattttttttccgaACAAAAAAAGCATGTCATTAGTAACAAATTCGATCtattctttttgttttgtcCTTTATGGTTTTTTGCTTAACGACATCTGCAAAGCAAACAATTGCTGTTATtagttataaaataaacatataatCACCTAAGTAGTtacattaaatttttagaagatCAAAACGACCAAATGTGTAATTTAAAGTGGGCGGCGCTGGCTGATTAGGAAAATTCACTTGCCCATATAAGTAACATGGCAGTCAACGTGTTGATGTTCACCTCTTtcgaattttattttaaaatttagaaaaaacttttaaaatgaatCTATAAATCTCATCAGCCGTTTTGGGAATTTGTTCATTCttgataattattattCATACTTTCaaactattttttaattttcacCTCTAAACAGAAGAAACATGAACAAAAGAcgtattaaaaaaaccaaaaaaatattacaaagtAGCGAAGAATATGTTAAactcatatttatttattataccATGAAATTAACTtaatacatatttttattattttataaatggaatttttttacttagaAAAAACAACTAAATAAgtgtaataatttaattttgtaattattacataaaacataaagctattataacttttattatataattaacttataaatatagataaaagttattataaattgcGGGCTTtcgaaaatcaaaaaatataaattaaaagtcTAACTtaggaataaaaaaatttaattcaaaAGATGAAAGCACATTTTTATTCTGTTGGAAATGAATTAATTgcaaattttcttaaagtaaaaattttacttaaaatcttaattttatttaaaaattatagtcTATATTTACAAgggttaaaaattttatcaactagtttctttttttagaagAGCTTAAGTTGacaataattatttaactAATGAAATTTCCCCcatatgattttttttaaaattttgataatgttaataaaattgagtTGCGCGTCAAATTCacaatttttaacaaaagatgttattctaaataaaatagattattcagattataaaatatttaaccaTAATGATGCATATTGCAAAGTGACATTATCATATAATGGGGcgtattgtattttttctgCAATAATAGGAGAAATAACGGGTTATTTTGAGATTCCGTTAAGTAATGAAAATGATGAGACCAAAGACGGTTACAGGAATCTAGAAACCATTGCAAGTGATATCgagaaaaaaatgtttgaaATTGATatcaatattaataattattgcATTCTGctaatttataaacaaaatgatATAGAGAACTTTAGTATTATGAATGATATCATAcactatataaaaaaaattaattctgaaaaaaaaataaaaactgaAATTTATTACGATTTCATACTTGAAGATGATTGTATAATGAAAAGAACCATTATCGATAGGAATAATATTAGaagcaaaaataataaaacgGGTAGATTTGAAATTTCAATGGTCagttacaaaataaaaaaggatTCACTAAATTTTACGATTGAGATTTTTCAGAATGATAtaagttatttttttgaagtacaaaaaaagaatttatcatttattgTTCCAAAACCCttgataaatattattacgATGATGAAAAGAAAATAGAACTATTTGATTATATACCTAAATTGATGACAGTACTTGAAACTAATAAAAGTAACCACTATGCGACAATTGAAACGAAGATCGTTGGAATTAACAAGATCAAAAATGAGAAACCAGAGTTTgaaatcaatataaaaaataacaaaataaacatCAGACAAGAAAAAGTTAcctatttttattcatataaagataatcaaaattctaaaaaaaacatcgCTATAAGTAGAGACTGTTTTGTTAGGTTTGGTGAAATCTTACACTTCTTATACGAAAACAAAAAGGACTGCTTCGAATGTATTaacttattttataaatttttagaaattaataattttgttaaaatttttataaacaaaattataaaaaatgaaaattcggctctaaatatattatttaagcATATTTGTGCAATctttaatgaaaaattaataaacaaTACAGGAGccattaataaaaatttaatcgGGAATCGagcagaaaaaaataaattaacaaaaaaaatcgttAAATATTTACGTGGTAATGATGCTTTTTCATTTACCGGATTGATGATAAAAacttgtttgtttttagaAGGAGATATATACATCCGAAATAATACTAAAATAGAGAATACAATATTGAAACCTTTTAatgaaattagaaatattattttgataGATGTATTATCAATAAGATCACCtataaaaaggaaaaatacaattagaaaaaatataccttatttattaaaaatatgcaGAGAAGTGTATGATGgattaaaagatataaatcaatataatGATAGGTCCGCAAAGTACTACAACGCgatattcaaattttttcagGAAATTGAGAATGGCATCAATGAAATTGAAGAGGATAGAAAAGATAGTTAcagagaaaaaaaaattaaagagtttatgaaattaaattttaaccAATGCGAGGctataaatgaaattaaagagaaattagaaaagatcactaaacaaaatataattgataAAAGATCAAATATAAGCAGGagtttatatgaaaaaagatttacaaGTAGCGAAAGAAATTCAACAGAGAATTCGTTAGATTATGActataataaaactatttaaaactatagattttttatttaataaacatttatatatgaaaaaaaataatttgtcttagttaaaaaaaatttaattttttatcacaCTCTTTTCGGTGTTTATATTGCAACTtaacaaattataattataaaagattgTATTACTTGTTATGATTTAATGtctaaatattaaatagaTTTACATTCAAGAAAGACTTTTGGTGTTGTTTTTAAGCTAATGCATTCACAACTGCTTCTAAGGCAATTTTGTGCCATATTCGATCTATCATGATGAGGTATATATGAGGATTTACCCACATATTTTGACTTTTGTTAAAATTTCGATTAAAATTCGCTTCTGTTGTACTTATTGTTTCATCTGGAAAGCCTAATTATATCTTTACtatgtattaaaaatgacACAATTATTTCAacatttttgattttttacagAAATTAAtagtataatattttcttcacGTCACAGAAAAGCATTTATTTGTTGATTATAACAATATTCACAAAAGGTATAtcacttttttttttgtaaatacaTGATCATTTCgcttataattatttagttGATAGCATATAAACTGCCTTATTGGCTATATTTTAAGTAATTTTTAGATGTCCTGTAATAACAGGGAATTgttttttgtcttttttagaGCGATATCAATATATAACGATAAATGAATACAGGTATACAAAGAATTGTCTTTTAATACTTTAAAAATCGACATATGATTATATTTGGCAGCCAAATTGTCGACATtcattgtatatttttagatacaCTAAACATCTTTCGGCAATTTATTTCTACATGTTAAAATGGTGAATTTTTTTGGATTggtaaaattgtttctatATTTTGTCATTATGCTAAATTAACCTTGTGTTAATTaaatgattatttttaaacaatttaaCTATGGGTTGttcatataattattatgttctatatcaatttattaatgaatAAAGAGTTTTTTTGAGGACACATCACACAATGTaacacaataaaaatatatatctAATTTATATGTGTTTTGCCATactaaaatcaaaataactGCTTGGTAAatgttcaaaaaaattctaatttCGTCTCGTAGTGCATCTTTTAATACTATTGATGAGTTTTTTTCTATCATAGTTGAGAAACGATCATACACAGCTTTTAGAATTTTGCTCAGAAGTTAATATGAGTAAGAATgcgttttttaaaaaaatttatgagcAAGTTTGCGTcactttttctaaaaaaaccCACATTACGAAGATATATTATAGaacaatatttattttaccGATAATGTATAGCAACAATATGATGTCTAACCCTTTCGTATCGATAacttagaaaatataattggtTATTATGTCTCAAATTCTCTTACAGGTCTTTCTTATATGTTTTTGcaaaataaatcataaatGGCAACGCAATCTATGTATCGATATATATTACAACCTGAATATTTGAAAGTTCTTATTTGTTTGAGACATCATATGTAAAGATTTAAACACCTTGTATTagtaatataattaaaaattttaatataaattggTAATGGTATCGGCCAAATATTACTGCATTTTTTGCGGTCTACTACTTAGAAGTCTCGAAACAGGTAAAAAACGTCAGTGATATTCGTCCGCTATTCCGATAAAAGCCTTATATCATCTAGTTTTTCAGTTAGTATTAATGTATCAAAACGCGCCAGGACATCGTACCGTAACCTTTGCATACATAACAACTCTTGTACGATTCAAAGGCCTATAATGGAAAAATCTCAGTCATACTGCTACGAGAATTGTTAGTTCTATAAATATGCAATATTGTATAGGCGagaatgtttttttaaaaaaaaagaagaaaaaacaattaaaaggGTAAATGTTACTggtacaaaaaaatttaatccATAACCAATTGAACccttaaataaaaatttaatatattaattaatgCGTTTATAGTTCGCATACTACTACAgatcaattttattaaaaaaaaattttcaaaaaatacagTTCACTAGCTATAAACGATTAActtcttaaaatttaaaacataatcATGGCGTTATTACAAAAGAACTTAACGATCCCGGGCAGACATACAAAATGTTTTCTATTACTAATATCTGTTTTGCCTTCTCAGATAATGTTATGTTAACACAAAAAAGTTAAGTCGATTAATAAATTGTGTACGTCCTGCCACAGGTAGTGAATTACAACTAGTTAAACAAACACTTTTGGAAAATTGGAAAAAAAGATCTAGTGCTACAACTTTGTACGTAAAGTACTTTAAGAAAGGTATAAAGCTCTGTCGATGCATCGTAAATGAGTTCCATCTTGCTAACCTAAAAAACTATACAAAGGATATCACGTTATGGCGTAAATCATATCCCGGTGGATTCTGTAGCATACTGATTCACTTTTGGAAGATAGATAAAAACACAGTACATACCATGCAATGTTAAAGATTGAATACAAAGGGAGGATTTTATGGGATACAAATAATAGTTTGTGCTTTCGTGTTAATATGTTGACTTCCTTTCGGATTAACCAATTGAGCTCATTAATTATACTTATTGTTAATTATTTTGAGACGCATTACATATGGTAActaattctttaaaaaggTCTACTGAAATACGGCAAAATTTGCCGCGCCTTCTATTGCCGAGATTGCCAAAATGAGTAAGAATCTCACAGAATTAAcgtgaaaaaattataatcttGAGTTTTTGAAATCATATGCAAGGATCTGCACAcgcttttttatatagaaaaaaaattaatagcCGAAAGAAACACTGTCATACATACTCGCAATGCTCCTGATATATTCTAACTTTTGACATCTTTTTACACAAGGGAGCACAAAGCGTTGTCTCAAGTGATAACAATGTTGTTCCTTTGTTTAACGCTGGTTAAATTCGAATTCAAacagaaaattttttaagttaaaaatttttattttcgagactataaatgaaaaaaaatttgaagttTTATAGCAGGGTTATATGGCGTCAACCCCGGGTTGTAAATTTTCACAGTGCCGTAATAAGACATAGCAATGCTGGGTTGGCATGACAATTTGGAATTCCCATAGCATTTGTAGTTTTCATTGGAAATCATTCTAAAGAAAAACacatctaaaaatatacacatgaaaactataaaaagCTATGAATTTTTGAATTCTTACTAAGAGGGCATAAGTTGATAATGCTTACATCATATATCCGAACACTGATTCTAGTGAATCATTTAGTTGGTAAGCATAATACTATTTATCGGttatatatgtaaaaaatcaCTACTTcgaattttatcaaaatatgTTATAGATGACATATAATATGCTTGCGAATATGTGCAAATATATAGATACAGGGATAAAGAGATTTCTAAGGCAATAGATGTACTGggaatatatatatatcggATAACtgagattttaaaaattttataatattatatgcATAATAAGTAAAGAAATTTTGCAATAAGatcaattaataaataagtTGTATATTATTATGCACCAAACGACTAGTCCTGTCTTTTTAGTATGAGTTGAACAAACGACTTTTAAAGCTTTCACCTAGAAAGTAAAAACATTTGTGGGATAATAATCTTAGACGCCATTGGGGTATTCGATATCTCAAAGTGGCTCAATTGATtgcatttataaatgaGATGAGATGTTTTATGACGTTTCAACGTTTTAGTTTTGCGAAGTATATACTTAGATACATAATTCCTGGCGTTTAATAACGAATTAAACTAAAAGAATCGCTTTTGCCAATATGTCAAACGATTTCTTAAACAAATATGAATTTCGAGCACCAttccatttttaaaaaagccAGCGCATGTTcctaataaaaacaatggTCGTTCGGCGGAATcgtcaattttttataaacactCGATTTTGACtacttaataatttttgttgaATTTCTATGGTTAGCGTCAAAAAGctatatacaaatattagTTGTCACAGTTTAAATAATTGGGCTACTTATATTaactaattaaattttttttgaattaaatGTGCGCtgtataaaatatgtattttattcctaaaaattttttatgtgtGGGATGAAATCACACAAAATATAAGACATACCTCGGaacaattatataattttttaagggactttttatctttagtttaaaaatgtGCTATTTCAATTTAACATATAATATAAGGCTCAGTGcgcataaaataaatattgattCTTTAAGCTTTTAATATGTTGCTAAATATCAATCGCAAAGGATCAAATTACGTTCTTTAGATCTTGTTTAATGGTCAATGTTTGTGCTCTGTAAGTTATATCTTATGACTTCAAATGATGCATATTTGCTCTATATGTTGCTGATAACTCCATTACAAAGGTCTTTAGgtataatttctaaatttttgtctttATGTCagatttacaattttttaatagctacaattttaattatacaGAACTAGAATTATATAGAACTTCTCAATTTAATACGATTTTTTACCATACGCTTTACATGGATTtaaagatatatttttcgACTTTTTACATCAGATCGACgtttttatgtataaatGACCTTTTTGTTcgtaaatatttaattaatttaatatatgatTTTGATTTCTTATTTACATTCCTTTTTCAGAACTCgacataaaaattgtagTTTTGACCACACTAGCATATACACAAAGTTTTCTATAGATATTCGATtgagtttttttattgtcaaCGAGAAACGTTATCATGGAGTTTTGATCCAAACCCCGTCATATTCTTACTTCGAGTTTATTCTTTTGATTATATACgtataataatttcatataaaaaacatatgaaaactatttatacattcaaataatttacctgcttgatataaaaagatgTTCTATATTTTGAGAATTTTTCAGAAGCCACCAAGAGGACACCAATAACTATATATAgtgaaaaaaacattaacaatcaaacaaaaaatattaagcatataaaatttttttttaacaaatcATGAATTTCATGACGTCGATTTGCGTATGTTTATTTGTCataacaatttaaaaatatcacaTGTCGATTTCAGAATGTTGTCTTACTTCATTCGCTTCtcgataatatttttttattactaaacatttttacGCTACAAGTTATACTCGATCTCAAATCTGTTTATAGATCGACACTATTAATAGTTGATacataagtaaaaaatacttaataaattttttaatgatataaaaagtattaattataatattgatGTTTCTTACAGGGAGCAAATGTTTTACAAAACCAGGTAAATAATACGTAAAATGGGGTTTgcacaaaaatttttatgagaCACATCCtccattttataaaaaaaattaataacgtgtaaattttttaaaaagagtATATATCTAAACTAAATAGGCTTGTCATTCAGTTCTTAATCTTTAGGTTTTTTTCATGTAGTAACACATCTATAAATCCATttctcaatatttttttttataatttacgCAATTCTATACATTAAGAAATcatattatataaacagtaataaatacattaaaacatttttaaattaatattcttttatttaaatacttcTCGTtactaaatttttctctttgtcatataaaaatccaTTATCCAAAAATTCCTTACTTCCGAAGATATCTACTGGGCAACTTATCCCATATCCTTTTAGTTGTTTATCAAGTTCTTCcagtaaaatataattagaaTTATATGCTCTAATTCTCTCATTAAACATTTCTTTTAAGATGAATATTATGACGTCAGCATTACTCTtcttgaaatattttaaaaatttcttcctCATGTTTTTAGTTACTGAATATTTCTGTGCTCCCATGAAAGAATCTAATACAACAGAGATTGCTTCGTCGATATCTTCAAATGATACATAATTTCTTAATTCCATCTTAGCAAATGCTTCACTTATTCTGATAATACACTCAATATGTCTGACAGTTATAGGCAGACCAGAAGAAATGCTTTCTCTTCTTAATTCTGAGTAtaaattagatattttGTCTACATTCACATTAGAAAATACAGGAGTGATATGTGTCTTGGCatataaaatgtatttCTTAAGGAATTCGTGGTCCAAAGACTCGGCGTAATCAGAGACATTTCCTCTGTGTGAATTGAGAATATGATTGGCCATTATTTCATCTTCCTTAGAGTCAATATTATCCTTAACTACGCACAGGATATCAAATCTAGAAAGAATAGGATCACTGAGATTTACATTCTGAGCAAAAGTAAGGGACGAATTATAAACACCCCTGGTAGGATTAGCTGCCGCTATGACAGTGCATCTTGCATGTAAAGTGGCCACAATCCCCGCTTTAGAAATAGAAATAGACTGTTGTTCCATGGCTTCGTGGATAGAAGTACGATCATGATCATtcattttatcaaattcgTCAATTAGACACACTCCATTGTCCGCTAGTACAAGAGCTCCACCTTCTAAGGTCCATTCCTTAATTACAGGATCTCGCCTTACAGAGGCAGTCAAGCCTACAGAACTCGCCCCTTGACCAGTGGCGAGTACTGCTCTATTACTAGTCTTCTCGACATATCTTAGAAATTGAGACTTGGCTGTCCCAGGGTCTCCTAGGAGTAAAACATTTATGTCTCCTCTGACCCTATGATTATTCTTCTCTTTCATTACTCCTCCAAAGAGCGCTATGGCTATAGCCCGCTTTACATTAAAATGTCCACATATAGAAGGCGCtatagaattaaaaataatattcttCACATTTGGATTCTTAGAGAGTCTTTTAATCTCTTTTATATCTTCCTCATTTAATTTACATTGATTGACATTCTTCTCTATAAAAACACCCTCTATAACAGTAAAAAAGACAGGGAAGCCattcttaatatttaatgatACATTGAAATTATTCTTGTAAATTCCTATAACTTCTATTTCTTCTCCAGGTTTGGCTGTATCAAtcaaatcataaaaaagtaaaactTCCTTGGATCTAGGCAGAGTACCAGGCGGGACTGTACCTGGTACTTCCTGAAGAGTCAACTTCTGGAAATCCTTGTAAACTGTCTCGGAACTATTAATTGTAAAAGGACCCCTGCTCTGACACTCGTAACAATGTGTGGGCTTTGATGAACTGGCCGAAAATGGGCCAAATACTGCTTGACACTTCATGCAAgtgtattttataataaagaacTGGGGAAAGACACCAGTCCTTCTGGTGACTACCCCTTTAATCCTGACTAATTTATTAAGATGATTATTCCTAAGAGACCTAATATTTTCACTAATAGGGAGATCAATAATCCTACAATGTAATTTCTTCTTGATCTGATCATAATTTGGGAAATATACTTTGACCACTTGCTCTAAGCCACTCTCAAATATTTCCAGAGTCTGCTCTGGATAACAATCTAGCAATTTCAATAATGTCTCATTGAAATCTGAAATGTCCATATAACTTACTCTGAGACTTTCTAGATTTTCAGAACACATTTCCttaatacattttatatatttcttatttttatgcgaattaagaaattttataaataaattcttgactgcatgaataaaaaatgttttctCAAAAAACTTCTTgcataaattattttcagaaataattttctctACGTCTACGTCCTGGTAATCTTCCTCAGATGGAGGATCAATTACTTCATTATAAGACGAATTTGTAGTGAAATCCAAACTACTCTCTTGATACGCATCTGAAAATGATTCATTTACATTTTCATCTATGAAGTTTTCTTCTATTATTTCATCTTCACTGTAAGAGTCATTTTGTTCTCTAAATGGTTCCTCACTGGGCAATTCTTccatattttctttttcttcatcaatttttctttttgacATTAAAGGGGGAAAATTAATTAGGAAATTATGAATTATCATCTTCATAACaatatgtataaaataCGTTAATTATTATCATCTCTGttgtatatattatataaattgttttcTTGTTTCTAGATAATTAGATTTACATAAGTCAGTctatctttttaattcgTTTTTCATGATACTTAAAATTTAGATATAGAGGTTGTTGATGATCTGGCATTGTATTTCATAAACATCGCAGTCTAGATTACTGATGATCATCTAAAAGACCctttgaatattttatatatttgtcaAGTTCCTGTTCATTACAAAGTTCTCTTAAAATCATTTCACTTATGAAATTTgacaagaaaatatatttcttgtCATTATTCGCTCCATCTATcaattctttaattttattaaacatgttttctaataaatctGCTTTAGAATATTGGTTTATTCTATTTTGTCCTATGATATTTTCAGGAATGCATATCCTCTTTAGTAAAGCGAACTCATTACAATATCTAGAGGGTATCTCTTTAATCTTTCTATTATC
This window contains:
- a CDS encoding DNA replication licensing factor MCM2, which gives rise to MSKRKIDEEKENMEELPSEEPFREQNDSYSEDEIIEENFIDENVNESFSDAYQESSLDFTTNSSYNEVIDPPSEEDYQDVDVEKIISENNLCKKFFEKTFFIHAVKNLFIKFLNSHKNKKYIKCIKEMCSENLESLRVSYMDISDFNETLLKLLDCYPEQTLEIFESGLEQVVKVYFPNYDQIKKKLHCRIIDLPISENIRSLRNNHLNKLVRIKGVVTRRTGVFPQFFIIKYTCMKCQAVFGPFSASSSKPTHCYECQSRGPFTINSSETVYKDFQKLTLQEVPGTVPPGTLPRSKEVLLFYDLIDTAKPGEEIEVIGIYKNNFNVSLNIKNGFPVFFTVIEGVFIEKNVNQCKLNEEDIKEIKRLSKNPNVKNIIFNSIAPSICGHFNVKRAIAIALFGGVMKEKNNHRVRGDINVLLLGDPGTAKSQFLRYVEKTSNRAVLATGQGASSVGLTASVRRDPVIKEWTLEGGALVLADNGVCLIDEFDKMNDHDRTSIHEAMEQQSISISKAGIVATLHARCTVIAAANPTRGVYNSSLTFAQNVNLSDPILSRFDILCVVKDNIDSKEDEIMANHILNSHRGNVSDYAESLDHEFLKKYILYAKTHITPVFSNVNVDKISNLYSELRRESISSGLPITVRHIECIIRISEAFAKMELRNYVSFEDIDEAISVVLDSFMGAQKYSVTKNMRKKFLKYFKKSNADVIIFILKEMFNERIRAYNSNYILLEELDKQLKGYGISCPVDIFGSKEFLDNGFLYDKEKNLVTRSI